From one Musa acuminata AAA Group cultivar baxijiao chromosome BXJ2-6, Cavendish_Baxijiao_AAA, whole genome shotgun sequence genomic stretch:
- the LOC135581678 gene encoding probable receptor-like serine/threonine-protein kinase At5g57670 isoform X2, protein MRELCKKSKSLRRLLSVTVGRRRSRDEEDTHENASPVRERKQVELMLDVSSPPLKPTWRCFSYNEIHKATNGFHQDNLVGRGGHAEVYRGVMEDGRAIAVKRMMIAATDEQREKDFLTELGTVGHVRHPNVSALLGCCIDRDLHLIFEFSSRGSVSSNLHDENSPPMAWKLRYDIAVGTARGLHYLHKGCQRRIIHRDIKASNVLLTTSFEPQISDFGLAKWLPSEWTHRAVAPIEGTFGCLAPEYFMHGIVDEKTDVFAFGVFLLEIISGRKPVDGSHRSLLSWARPFLDDGNMRVLVDPRLCEDYDMEQLRRLTFSASLCVRAAATLRPSMTEYDCLQVVELLEGGEISQDRWTTPEEEAEEVEEEFWGFDDLINDDDGTTPSSLGSPMRSNVQNK, encoded by the exons ATGCGGGAGCTGTGTAAGAAGAGCAAAAGCCTCAGGCGCCTCCTCTCTGTCACCGTTGGAAGGAGGAGGAGCAGAGATGAAGAGGACACGCACGAGAACGCCTCCCCGGTGCGTGAGAGAAAACAGGTGGAGCTTATGCTCGATGTTAGCTCGCCGCCCCTGAAACCAACTTGGAGATGCTTCTCCTACAATGAGATCCACAAGGCGACCAATGGTTTTCACCAAG ATAACTTGGTGGGCAGAGGTGGGCACGCGGAGGTGTACAGGGGCGTGATGGAGGACGGGCGTGCGATTGCCGTGAAGAGGATGATGATAGCCGCCACGGACGagcagagggagaaggacttcttGACGGAGCTCGGCACCGTCGGCCATGTGCGGCACCCTAATGTGTCTGCTCTTCTCGGCTGCTGCATCGACCGCGACCTCCACTTGATCTTCGAGTTCTCCTCCCGTGGCTCCGTCTCGTCCAATCTCCACG ATGAGAACTCGCCACCAATGGCTTGGAAGCTGCGGTACGACATCGCGGTGGGCACTGCGCGCGGACTCCATTACCTGCACAAGGGGTGCCAGAGAAGGATCATCCACAGAGACATCAAGGCCTCCAACGTACTCCTCACGACCAGCTTTGAGCCTCAG ATTTCAGATTTCGGCCTTGCAAAATGGCTTCCGTCGGAGTGGACTCACCGTGCGGTTGCGCCGATCGAAGGGACATTTGG GTGCTTGGCGCCGGAATACTTCATGCATGGCATCGTGGACGAGAAGACGGACGTCTTCGCCTTCGGCGTCTTCCTGCTGGAGATCATATCCGGGAGAAAGCCAGTGGATGGCTCCCACAGGAGCTTGCTTAGCTGG GCAAGACCTTTTCTCGACGATGGCAACATGCGAGTGCTGGTCGATCCAAGATTATGTGAAGACTATGACATGGAGCAGCTGAGAAGGCTCACCTTCTCAGCCTCTCTGTGTGTCAGAGCAGCAGCAACATTGCGCCCCTCCATGACCGAG TATGATTGTCTGCAGGTCGTGGAATTATTGGAGGGTGGTGAGATTTCGCAAGATCGATGGACGACACCAgaggaggaggcagaggaggTGGAAGAAGAGTTTTGGGGCTTTGATGATCTCATCAACGACGACGACGGTACTACTCCCTCATCTTTAGGATCTCCAATGAGGAGTAACGTACAGAACAAGTAG
- the LOC135581678 gene encoding probable receptor-like serine/threonine-protein kinase At5g57670 isoform X3 translates to MRELCKKSKSLRRLLSVTVGRRRSRDEEDTHENASPVRERKQVELMLDVSSPPLKPTWRCFSYNEIHKATNGFHQDNLVGRGGHAEVYRGVMEDGRAIAVKRMMIAATDEQREKDFLTELGTVGHVRHPNVSALLGCCIDRDLHLIFEFSSRGSVSSNLHDENSPPMAWKLRYDIAVGTARGLHYLHKGCQRRIIHRDIKASNVLLTTSFEPQISDFGLAKWLPSEWTHRAVAPIEGTFGCLAPEYFMHGIVDEKTDVFAFGVFLLEIISGRKPVDGSHRSLLSWVDARPFLDDGNMRVLVDPRLCEDYDMEQLRRLTFSASLCVRAAATLRPSMTEVVELLEGGEISQDRWTTPEEEAEEVEEEFWGFDDLINDDDGTTPSSLGSPMRSNVQNK, encoded by the exons ATGCGGGAGCTGTGTAAGAAGAGCAAAAGCCTCAGGCGCCTCCTCTCTGTCACCGTTGGAAGGAGGAGGAGCAGAGATGAAGAGGACACGCACGAGAACGCCTCCCCGGTGCGTGAGAGAAAACAGGTGGAGCTTATGCTCGATGTTAGCTCGCCGCCCCTGAAACCAACTTGGAGATGCTTCTCCTACAATGAGATCCACAAGGCGACCAATGGTTTTCACCAAG ATAACTTGGTGGGCAGAGGTGGGCACGCGGAGGTGTACAGGGGCGTGATGGAGGACGGGCGTGCGATTGCCGTGAAGAGGATGATGATAGCCGCCACGGACGagcagagggagaaggacttcttGACGGAGCTCGGCACCGTCGGCCATGTGCGGCACCCTAATGTGTCTGCTCTTCTCGGCTGCTGCATCGACCGCGACCTCCACTTGATCTTCGAGTTCTCCTCCCGTGGCTCCGTCTCGTCCAATCTCCACG ATGAGAACTCGCCACCAATGGCTTGGAAGCTGCGGTACGACATCGCGGTGGGCACTGCGCGCGGACTCCATTACCTGCACAAGGGGTGCCAGAGAAGGATCATCCACAGAGACATCAAGGCCTCCAACGTACTCCTCACGACCAGCTTTGAGCCTCAG ATTTCAGATTTCGGCCTTGCAAAATGGCTTCCGTCGGAGTGGACTCACCGTGCGGTTGCGCCGATCGAAGGGACATTTGG GTGCTTGGCGCCGGAATACTTCATGCATGGCATCGTGGACGAGAAGACGGACGTCTTCGCCTTCGGCGTCTTCCTGCTGGAGATCATATCCGGGAGAAAGCCAGTGGATGGCTCCCACAGGAGCTTGCTTAGCTGGGTAGAT GCAAGACCTTTTCTCGACGATGGCAACATGCGAGTGCTGGTCGATCCAAGATTATGTGAAGACTATGACATGGAGCAGCTGAGAAGGCTCACCTTCTCAGCCTCTCTGTGTGTCAGAGCAGCAGCAACATTGCGCCCCTCCATGACCGAG GTCGTGGAATTATTGGAGGGTGGTGAGATTTCGCAAGATCGATGGACGACACCAgaggaggaggcagaggaggTGGAAGAAGAGTTTTGGGGCTTTGATGATCTCATCAACGACGACGACGGTACTACTCCCTCATCTTTAGGATCTCCAATGAGGAGTAACGTACAGAACAAGTAG
- the LOC135581678 gene encoding probable receptor-like serine/threonine-protein kinase At5g57670 isoform X4: MRELCKKSKSLRRLLSVTVGRRRSRDEEDTHENASPVRERKQVELMLDVSSPPLKPTWRCFSYNEIHKATNGFHQDNLVGRGGHAEVYRGVMEDGRAIAVKRMMIAATDEQREKDFLTELGTVGHVRHPNVSALLGCCIDRDLHLIFEFSSRGSVSSNLHDENSPPMAWKLRYDIAVGTARGLHYLHKGCQRRIIHRDIKASNVLLTTSFEPQISDFGLAKWLPSEWTHRAVAPIEGTFGCLAPEYFMHGIVDEKTDVFAFGVFLLEIISGRKPVDGSHRSLLSWARPFLDDGNMRVLVDPRLCEDYDMEQLRRLTFSASLCVRAAATLRPSMTEVVELLEGGEISQDRWTTPEEEAEEVEEEFWGFDDLINDDDGTTPSSLGSPMRSNVQNK; encoded by the exons ATGCGGGAGCTGTGTAAGAAGAGCAAAAGCCTCAGGCGCCTCCTCTCTGTCACCGTTGGAAGGAGGAGGAGCAGAGATGAAGAGGACACGCACGAGAACGCCTCCCCGGTGCGTGAGAGAAAACAGGTGGAGCTTATGCTCGATGTTAGCTCGCCGCCCCTGAAACCAACTTGGAGATGCTTCTCCTACAATGAGATCCACAAGGCGACCAATGGTTTTCACCAAG ATAACTTGGTGGGCAGAGGTGGGCACGCGGAGGTGTACAGGGGCGTGATGGAGGACGGGCGTGCGATTGCCGTGAAGAGGATGATGATAGCCGCCACGGACGagcagagggagaaggacttcttGACGGAGCTCGGCACCGTCGGCCATGTGCGGCACCCTAATGTGTCTGCTCTTCTCGGCTGCTGCATCGACCGCGACCTCCACTTGATCTTCGAGTTCTCCTCCCGTGGCTCCGTCTCGTCCAATCTCCACG ATGAGAACTCGCCACCAATGGCTTGGAAGCTGCGGTACGACATCGCGGTGGGCACTGCGCGCGGACTCCATTACCTGCACAAGGGGTGCCAGAGAAGGATCATCCACAGAGACATCAAGGCCTCCAACGTACTCCTCACGACCAGCTTTGAGCCTCAG ATTTCAGATTTCGGCCTTGCAAAATGGCTTCCGTCGGAGTGGACTCACCGTGCGGTTGCGCCGATCGAAGGGACATTTGG GTGCTTGGCGCCGGAATACTTCATGCATGGCATCGTGGACGAGAAGACGGACGTCTTCGCCTTCGGCGTCTTCCTGCTGGAGATCATATCCGGGAGAAAGCCAGTGGATGGCTCCCACAGGAGCTTGCTTAGCTGG GCAAGACCTTTTCTCGACGATGGCAACATGCGAGTGCTGGTCGATCCAAGATTATGTGAAGACTATGACATGGAGCAGCTGAGAAGGCTCACCTTCTCAGCCTCTCTGTGTGTCAGAGCAGCAGCAACATTGCGCCCCTCCATGACCGAG GTCGTGGAATTATTGGAGGGTGGTGAGATTTCGCAAGATCGATGGACGACACCAgaggaggaggcagaggaggTGGAAGAAGAGTTTTGGGGCTTTGATGATCTCATCAACGACGACGACGGTACTACTCCCTCATCTTTAGGATCTCCAATGAGGAGTAACGTACAGAACAAGTAG
- the LOC135581678 gene encoding probable receptor-like serine/threonine-protein kinase At5g57670 isoform X1, which yields MRELCKKSKSLRRLLSVTVGRRRSRDEEDTHENASPVRERKQVELMLDVSSPPLKPTWRCFSYNEIHKATNGFHQDNLVGRGGHAEVYRGVMEDGRAIAVKRMMIAATDEQREKDFLTELGTVGHVRHPNVSALLGCCIDRDLHLIFEFSSRGSVSSNLHDENSPPMAWKLRYDIAVGTARGLHYLHKGCQRRIIHRDIKASNVLLTTSFEPQISDFGLAKWLPSEWTHRAVAPIEGTFGCLAPEYFMHGIVDEKTDVFAFGVFLLEIISGRKPVDGSHRSLLSWVDARPFLDDGNMRVLVDPRLCEDYDMEQLRRLTFSASLCVRAAATLRPSMTEYDCLQVVELLEGGEISQDRWTTPEEEAEEVEEEFWGFDDLINDDDGTTPSSLGSPMRSNVQNK from the exons ATGCGGGAGCTGTGTAAGAAGAGCAAAAGCCTCAGGCGCCTCCTCTCTGTCACCGTTGGAAGGAGGAGGAGCAGAGATGAAGAGGACACGCACGAGAACGCCTCCCCGGTGCGTGAGAGAAAACAGGTGGAGCTTATGCTCGATGTTAGCTCGCCGCCCCTGAAACCAACTTGGAGATGCTTCTCCTACAATGAGATCCACAAGGCGACCAATGGTTTTCACCAAG ATAACTTGGTGGGCAGAGGTGGGCACGCGGAGGTGTACAGGGGCGTGATGGAGGACGGGCGTGCGATTGCCGTGAAGAGGATGATGATAGCCGCCACGGACGagcagagggagaaggacttcttGACGGAGCTCGGCACCGTCGGCCATGTGCGGCACCCTAATGTGTCTGCTCTTCTCGGCTGCTGCATCGACCGCGACCTCCACTTGATCTTCGAGTTCTCCTCCCGTGGCTCCGTCTCGTCCAATCTCCACG ATGAGAACTCGCCACCAATGGCTTGGAAGCTGCGGTACGACATCGCGGTGGGCACTGCGCGCGGACTCCATTACCTGCACAAGGGGTGCCAGAGAAGGATCATCCACAGAGACATCAAGGCCTCCAACGTACTCCTCACGACCAGCTTTGAGCCTCAG ATTTCAGATTTCGGCCTTGCAAAATGGCTTCCGTCGGAGTGGACTCACCGTGCGGTTGCGCCGATCGAAGGGACATTTGG GTGCTTGGCGCCGGAATACTTCATGCATGGCATCGTGGACGAGAAGACGGACGTCTTCGCCTTCGGCGTCTTCCTGCTGGAGATCATATCCGGGAGAAAGCCAGTGGATGGCTCCCACAGGAGCTTGCTTAGCTGGGTAGAT GCAAGACCTTTTCTCGACGATGGCAACATGCGAGTGCTGGTCGATCCAAGATTATGTGAAGACTATGACATGGAGCAGCTGAGAAGGCTCACCTTCTCAGCCTCTCTGTGTGTCAGAGCAGCAGCAACATTGCGCCCCTCCATGACCGAG TATGATTGTCTGCAGGTCGTGGAATTATTGGAGGGTGGTGAGATTTCGCAAGATCGATGGACGACACCAgaggaggaggcagaggaggTGGAAGAAGAGTTTTGGGGCTTTGATGATCTCATCAACGACGACGACGGTACTACTCCCTCATCTTTAGGATCTCCAATGAGGAGTAACGTACAGAACAAGTAG